One Drosophila willistoni isolate 14030-0811.24 chromosome XL unlocalized genomic scaffold, UCI_dwil_1.1 Seg142, whole genome shotgun sequence genomic window, CATTGCCAAGACACACAGCACCAAACGCCAAAGACAGAACAGACAACACACAACATATGCCAATAATTTACGCAATTTAgtcgaaacaaaaacaaccaaaaagaacacaccaaaagaaaagaaagaaagcagagagtaaggaaaaaaacaaaaacaaaaacctcgaCTCGACTTTAAATTAtcctgtaaaaaaaaatgtttgacaAATTTTTAAGCGCCTCGATCATTTACAAGGCGATGTGTAATTTCTCAATTAATGGACGGCCATAAGCAAGTTATCAAGAAGACCTTAACATTGCTTAATCTTAGCCATAGTCCAGGGTATATgcccatttttgttttgttttcgcaAAACATCCATCAGATAAAGGGGCAAACGGCAAAGTTCCGAATGCGTTCCAATCCATCCATCAGCAACATGTGTAGGCGCAATGAGTTGGGTTTTCCTTCTtggttgttgtcgttgtcgtcgtcttGTCTAGGGCATATAAAAGGGTTCTCAACTATTTCAGCCCTTCTCATAACCAACACCCAACCACTCACTCGCCCAACTCGACAGAAATACGACCCAATCTCGGATTTTGATGctcaattttatattttaaatgttaTTCAAATTGTGTCACATTTCTCAGTTTAATGGCTTGGAATTGTCTTGCCCTACACCCTGagaaaacgaaatgaaaaggGTTTCTCAACCCCTTAACCCAACCCATTTTCTTGGTTTGTGGCATGTTTTTCTGCTTTCTGTtcattttttgtctttttatcTGAAGGCAGAGAGGGtagagagaaatagagagagagtgagtgaggaTGCCATAAAAGTGCTTAGAGTTCACTAGGCGCTACGATTTAACCAAGCTCTAAGCTAATTAGCCTAAACGAAGTTCGTCGCCAGAGGTCATCCTTCCGTTGGCTTGCGGAAATTGCGTCATTAACAGGCGTTTtaacatgtgtgtgtttgtgtgtgtgtgtgtgacttgGTGACTTGACTTAAATCGTTTCACCAAATATTGATTTCTCTGACTCCATTACTATCGATAAGTCAAAGGTCTAGGTGAAAAGTATCGACATCTAGATTCAATCGagaatttaatttctttaccTTTACCTCCTAATCTAGTTGGCTTTGCTAACTTTGATAACTTAATACCCCAACTTGATAACGTTCAGTTCACTTCATCACTAGACATCAAACAGGATAGTTCAAAATTTTCCATATTTGAAGAAAAAATAGCTCAACTAAAAACCAAATAGACTAAATACTCTTTTTGCCCAACGCGCCTGggaataacaaacaaaaatgtcGCAAGAAAAGAATACAAACTCGAAATCCAATTTAGATGCCAACACCAACGATCGATCATCCTCGCCAGCACCGCCGTCCCTGACTTCGTCGATGTCGTTTTCCCTTCGACAACCGCCACCGGTGCAGTATCGATATTCAAATGTGTTTCGTCAACTCTTCGATACGCTTGAATCGGAGCATCGCAAGTTGCAAGCACTTGAGCAGAGGCGTCAAAAACTAACCCAAGAGATGCAGAGTTTGCGGGAAATGTTGCAACAGGAGAGCCAAAGACTACGTCAAAGTTCGCCAGTGTATGGCTCAGCTAGATTTGCTCATTTGATGCCATCGTCGCCAGGACCCGATGCAATTGTACTGTCAGCATCAACACCGCCCCCACCGCCTCCACCACCACCCCCGCCACCCCCACCGGAACAATTTCTGAATAGACCCAGTACTAGTAATTCAGATGAGTTACAGCAAAATCGTcaacagactcaaaataatCCGAATTTCCTGCGTAAGTTTTTTCACACtcactttttttctcttttggaGTCGAGAATGAAAAATTCTCTCCTGTTTTAGGTAAAGTATGTGCCACAAGCAATCACTTTTTAGGAGCCACAAATCTTGTTGACTGGGACAATGAGCTTGAACCGCCGCAGAATCAAGAAGAATTCAATGAAATTGTTTCATCTTTGCCACCATTATTGAACTTTGTCGATCCGGATGATGATGAAATTGCGGAGGGAGGGAACGAATCTACCGATGCCTTATCGTTAGATCCATTGAGGAGTCTGCCACCAAATCCACCGCCAAGTGAGTCGGAATCTTTTGATGTGGATCAATCGATGTCACCAAAGATGGAGAACGAGATTACTGATGTCATGGATGATGCTTTGCATGATGATTTCTCTAAGGGCTACGGTCACTTGCACTTGATCCATCCAGTGAATCCACCACATTCAGGTTTCAATATGCCACTGACGAATCTATCACCGAATTCGGTACAATTGGATAATGTGGTTCCGAATGTATTGAATATACCagcaccaccgccaccaccaccgccgccatCCGTATGGCAATTGCCCATGTCAGTATCATCCAAGAAAGATAATGCCCGtgagaatgatgatgatgaagaacgACTTGATGCTGATAATTAGAGATGTGATGTTCCTCGTTTTCAAGACAAAAGAGAGTACAAAATGTTCAAGTTTCGGCAATAGCTATACAAATCATGTAAAAGCAAACACAGAATAAACTACAATAGGATATTGCAaaaattctctctctctctctccacaTCTCTTCAAAATATTATCTCTGGCTGTGTCTCAgatttttcattcaatttgttGACCTTTGTTGGCCAACGGCCTCGATGACAAGcatatcaaaacaaattagttgGCCAACTGTCCGAAACAAATGTTGTCGTAACATCAAGAACAACGAGGACCTCACAAGGATAAGAAGGAGCAGTGGCATGGAGAAGGCGGAGGAGTTTAGACAGAGGAAAGCAAATGATAACCGAGCTAAGAAAAGAGCGCAACATTATTTCAATCATAAGGGCACACGATGGAAACTCAGGACTCACTCTGAAGCTCATCAAAAGCAAACGAAACGAACGTATGTGAAAAaggcaacacaaaaaataagaaaaaaattccaaagaaaTATACATTTGTAGCTGTGGATGGGATCCATTCAAGTTGGCCAtctataatatacatacatgtgccGGGCATATTGATTGAGGAACCATTGCGACCCTTAACATTTTCCACCTCCTGCTGCTATCCCTGGCCATCATTTTTGCCCTTGGGCTGTGCACTGAACCGAGAGACTAAGAAGTGGAGTAAAGTATTGGAGCTGGACGTGCTActggacacacacacacaaaaatacagaGAAATGTATAAGCACAAGCACACCATCAACCATCACCCATCACCCTTTCCACTAGGTCAAGAggtcgcacacacacacactctcacacgcACACCCATGTATGAAGGGAAAAGTTTTGTTAAATTTGTCAGTGGAAATATTCGCGAAttcctgtttttctttttctttcttttttttttgacgaCATTTTCATGTTGTAGCAAGTTTTTCCACAACATACAAAATTACCCAGTGAACTGAATTAACTTTATGCGCACAGGACACTCAATTCATCCAGGACACTAGATACTCTACTCTGAAGGATGTGTAGGGACTTtatgaaattatattttcaattcgaatataaaattataaagtaTTTTGGATCGTATACAGTTTGCTGGGCATCGTAAGActtctacatacatacctacatatgtctTGTGTGTGAGCTACCAACTGAAGTAGGTCAATAGGAGGGAGGGGGTCGCCTGCCTCACTACTACCTCACGCTCCTTTGCTTCACCTATGAAATTCGCCTAGCTACTTGAATTATTAAAAGtaagtatatttttttttcctttcttttgcCTCCTTGGAAGTTATGTAGTTGAAAGTTTACAATATTTCCTGCTCAGTCCGCTACTACATCCCCTCGAACTGCTTGCTGCTTCTCCTACGTCGCCGTTCACCCCCATCAAATCGACTCAGCCATCGTCGACGTTCGCTCTTTCCTCCTCCTCTCTGGGgtcttaaattttgtttaaattgttaCCATTTTATATTTCAGAGCTGTAATGTTTTATGGTTTTAGTTTTACCTGGCCGCTCCCGCCGCCCCTCCCCAAAGAgtagaaataaagaaattgttGTTCCAGAAACTTACCTAGAATGAGAGAAAGAgcggaagagagagagagagagagagaaaaaagttCAATGaataattgttttaaatttgttggcCATCAAAATGTAAGAATTATGATTATGATTTATAAACAGAATGAGTTTGTGCTAAGCACATAATATATTTACTTGACTTTTGGTCTAgagaaaaattgtttaacgtTTTAGATTGAACATTATTATAATGCAgcataaaacattttaaaattattaatttcgttaaattgtttttcggttttgaaaatatacatacattttttagGATGATTTTGTCAAAATTTGACCAAATGGAAAAGGGAGATAGAAATCACACATACGCCATGTGGTATTTTGTTAATGATTGATTGAACAGCAATGTTTTAAGCCAAAGTCAGATTATTtgctttcatttcatttcatattaTATAGACAAATTGATCTTCTAAATGTCTCaggaatatttttattttattcataaCACTCTGCATAAACAAAACCGAGTTGCATGCCAAAAGTGACTTTATTTTAGCTATATCGGCGTTATGCCAAGTTCAAGTAGTtttgaaatgattttttttttgttctttttgttttgtttttggccaatTTCAGTTGCctcaattcatttcatttgcggcaaaaacaaacgaaaacagaaaaagaaggCAAATGGATGAAGAGAAACCATCTTTTGCCTTATCCCTCTTCATCTTCATATATATAGTCCAATAAAAAGTAAttggaattttcatttaatataaaacaaaaaaaaaacaccaactCCTTCTCTCTAGCAGGAGGTTGAAGAGGAAAGGGGCAgaagaatgaaatgaaatccTAACCCAGTTCGCTGCTGTTTTGGCagaccccaaaaaaaaaaaaaaaaaaaaaatgaaaaagcaaaatacggaaggaaggaaggatgatgaaaaaaaaaagtcgaaacgaaaccaaaccaaaccactATGCATACGAGTATAAACGGGGCCACCATTCGCTGATGCGCGTTCCTCTATCAGTccctcttgctctctctctctgtctctgtctctgtctcactCGCAGCAATCTCCagctttgtgtgtgtgtgtgtgtgtgtgtctatacCGTTTGTCCCTATATCTTTGAAAGGGATACAATGTATCCACTGGAGCATCATCATAGATGTATCCACTCAGtcgttgttattgttggcGTTGGTTGCCATTGCCGTTCCATACCCGGCTCGTTGCTCATAAAACTCACTCAAGTAAAAGTACGAATGGTTTTCGATATGAAATGCATGAAACTGACAGGCAAACATATTGCGCCGCATTtttaccacacacacacacacacatcgaaTCGGCGGGCGTGAGATGAAGCCTCTCCCATCCTCACCACCCATCAACCTATCCCTATTTCTCTATACCTCGTCATATCCTACTTCTATCAGTTGGCTGACTGTTGGTTACCACTTGGACCCACCCAACGACTACCACCCACTCGGAAGTCCTTTGGCCCACATGCGAGATATGTAAGCTTTGCGGTTACCctgtaaaaaaaacacatatgGGGCATACACGCACTTGGCAATCTGAAGGGCTCCTAACATGCTAAAAGGGTATCAAGTAGTTAGCTCTTCTTTCTTGTTGATTGTTTGGCTCTATTTGCCATTGTTGTTGGGTGTTTTATGaatacaaacaaacagaaagaaaaaagaaaggaaaatataaaaaaaggatATACAATATCGCATATGCGACACGGAGAGAAAAAGACTtggagagagtgagagagagagagagagagagaactcTGCACCTCTCACATCTATTTATTCAGATATGAAAATGCATATTGTGTacactcaactcaactcaactcaacttaACTCGACTGTATCTCTGTCTGTgtttgcctctctctctctctctctctctctctttatctctctacctccatttctttattttcctctttttctcttttcctatataaaatattttttttaatatgcaTCACCCTCTTGGGCAAAAGTGTAGCGGCTGTGACATGTGTTCTAGTTCCTTGGACTTTCTCTTGATATTGTATTTTCAAATTTCCGATGGATGATATTCCGAATCTTATTTATCTTTGGTCTATCGCCAAACATAATATTCTCATTAACCATCCTTTATATACCAATTAGTCCTGTTTTGTCTCTAAAATCCTTATTCAAAATCATTTCCCTCAAGACGACTTAGCGTCCCAAATCCAGATTCAAGATCTCAATGCTTCGATTAGCTCTTCGAAAACATATCCAACGAAATCTCTTTTAATAATCCTTTTCAAATTCATTCATGCATTTCGGTTATTCGGAAGCCATTTCGAATGCGGCTGATCCTTATTCGCGCCTACTGCCCATACAAAACTAATCCTTTAAGTGCCTTTTCATGGAAAGGAAATATAGGAAATTAAGCCCAAGCCTGAATCTAAAATAATTCCATATTGGTTAAATTAGTTGGATTTAATAGTTGTTGCaagtttttcataaaatttccAGTTAAATTGtttcatttatgtattttgtttagaAAATTCACAATTTAAAATCGAAATGCACTCTTTTTTGGGGGGGGTGGGGAAGGGTTGGAAATTTCGATTATAAATTGCTAGCGGCAAATTCTGGTGGTCCATGctctgaaccaactgaagagcCTCCAAGTTAACCCCATGCAGGGGTCGGGTCGGTGGCACTTCAGTTAATTACAATTATTTACATGGGTTACGGGGAAAGAGTAAGTAGATACAAAGCGGCAATTGTTATCGCTGCagcttattgttgttgttattgtagttgttgtagttgttgttgatttttgtttttcgataTTACCTGCTAGAATGATTCGGCTCGTGGGCAAAGGGTTCAGCATAAATATTACGAACAGGCGGCACTCGCCGTGGCAATGGAGGCGGCACTGGATTATAGCCATCCATAATGGTATCACAATCGGAGTACTTTATCGATTTCATAGTCATTTTGGTTTGTAGCCAGCACTTTATGCGaatttatgttaaatatatgtatgtctatatatatatatatatatatcgaagTGTAGCAAAAATGAATCGCCCACTCTTTTTGCTTCACCGTTACCGTTtgagttcagttcagtttcaATTACGAATATTGTTAATTATTATTGGCCACGTTTGCATTTAATAATTAATCAGTTATACACGAGAAGCGtgcacacagacacacacatacactttaaagtgttttgtttgtttgtttgtttgtttggtttgtttatttcgtttatttgcttttttgtttcgaTTATTTTATTCCGTGATTTTTCTCAATTTGGGCACGGTCCGGTCACCCCGTTAAGGGGAGCCCGTGGGGGCCGTCGTGGAGGCATTGCCACCGCGCCAACAATTCCACTTGTTAATAATGAAGAATACACCAAAAAGTTgaactttctctctctctctctctctttttctctgtcGTTCCTTCGTCTGCAGAATGTGTTcttatgattttattttggtaGGTTCTCACTAAGAATTCTTCTTCTTCAACTTCTTTTGttcaattaaattgtattgAATATTCTTCACATATTTGCCAGTCCTTGTAAATGCTGTGAATAGATAATAATGGTTCAAGGGGTTAGAGTTGAAATTGATCATTTAAATAGCCCTTTGTGACCATAATGACGTTACGCTTTTTCCTTTACAATTTACCACTGGATACCAAATTCTCATAGAGGAAATGCCATATTCTCATAAACGAAATGCCAAATTCTCATAGAGGAAATGCCAAATTCTCATAGAGGGAtgattgccaaaaaaaaaaaatatgtccAAGATTTCCAACTTTAGCTGATGAATATCGCTaagataataaaattaataggTTCAGTCACTTACAAACATTTGTCAGTAAATGACTTCTGTCCCAATATTTAACAAGTCACCGATAGCCGGCGATTGATTGAGGCAATGCTACCCAAAAAGCCAAGAGTCCTTTTCTCCATATTTAGCCTCTTTCCACCTTAACATATCTACAGAATATTCAAATTAGAAAGAACTTGTCTTCTCATTGGTAAACTCAAGAACATTTTAAACTAATTTAGAACTGAAGCTAACATTTTTAATGGCCCCTCGATTCGATTCGATTTAAACCCAAGTTTTAGGTAATATTAAATTCAACTTTGATCGAAAATCAATTGGCCTTTAAAATGGAATGTAATTATCGATATATTTACTCCGTGTGAAGCACGCTATGGGGAATTGAAAGTTGACCCcaaacggcagcagcagcagcacaaaaGTGTCATAATTTCATTCCCCGAATTCCTTGCTCTTGTTTTTTGGAATTCCTTTTTGCATCGTATTTCATGGCGAGTGTCTTTCGGGTTTGTAATTATGTGATTACAAAATCCcaacataaattttttgtgttattttttttgtgcctTCTGACACTGACTCATCtttccatccatccatccatccatccattgcGTGGTGGTCATCAACAAGCattttttgttgaaatatttcacacattcatttcacatttcatgtttttcgtttttttttttttgctcgcttttttttaataaatgtgaagttattattatttttttgttgccaaaTGTTTCATTAGGCTGAATAATAttgaatgatgatgatgatgatgatgagatgGAAAGATGTGATGGGGAGACGATCTGATGAAGCTACATGCTGAGGTTAACAAAATGTATCTATTGATGATGATGCGGATGATGGGCGATATGTGAAGCTGTGAAGTGTGGGCCCGAGAATGTGCAAGTTCATTGCATTGTAGGGTGTTAATTAAAATGCCACGCCCCTtagacacacacgcacacacacacacaatcttCCTCACACTCTCTCCCATCCCTTGAATTGACCACACATCATAGATATTTGATTAATGAGTGAATTTTGGCTTACAGATTGCATAGATGAATAGATACAAGTAGATGCGAATGCAGATGCAGATGCGGATGCGGATGCAGATGTATCTCCGTATCTGTATGTTGCGGTTGCATTTGCATCTGCATCTACAACTGCAACTTGCGGTGTCggcaaattgattttaatcTGTAAttattgttgcttttgctctATTTAAGTACATGCGTCTACTGTTAAATCAGTCTATTGGTTTAGGTATTACAATTTTGATTTACTCCCCTCTCATTCTCCTCATTCTCCTACTCCTCCctatgtttgtttgtgtgtatttctggtttcttttttctgccatatcataaatttaatttgacaTGAAAATCCCTAAACagatctctctctttctctctctctctctctctgtgtgtgtttcttaCTCCCTCTCTCCTTTCTATCGACCACAACAACGGGGATTACATTTGAAATTGTTTGGCATTTTGGGCGTTTGatttttcgatttcaattCCGATTTTGATTTTTCCCTCCAATATTACACGATGACTTTGAGTTTGCCTCAAACATCATGGGTGGGATTTTGTGATTAGTGTGGAGAGAGCTGGTGCTGAGCTGAAGGAGAAGTCGAAAGTGCGCCGTTTGGAGCGTGGCAAAAGGCAAGCCAAGTGTAACAAATATGTTTGGCTCAAACTGGCTAACTGTGCGAGGTTATGGCAACGGTTATCCCAGCAATCAATGCGAAGCCATTATGGCAATGGCAATTGTCTaaaattgaattcattttggcccaaaatctatatacatacataagatcAAAGCATTGGTAGGGTGAATAGCTGGCATATAAGTAACAAGAGGTCTAGGCTTAGAGAAGGATTACATACAGATATATTTGATATTGTTTTACTTAATTAAgttttaaacaataaatacaatttatttgccattcacaaaagaaaactaaTCAATATGAAGCAAGTTTTCTCTgtctaaaaccaaaaaatgtgCGGCAATTATTTGAAGAGCGCAATAAATGAATTGATCGCAGGTTATTTCTAATCAATTTCTCACAAAGACACATAAAAACCTCTTCACAAATTGATCCAAATTCAAAATTGTGATCATAAAAAAACAGCTCGATGAAGCAGCCGTAGAGATCAGAAAAATctgatctctctctctctctctctatgtagCTGGGCCAATTAGCTTGGCCTCAAATCAAATTCCACTTACAGTTgattttggaaaaattttCACGACACTTTCATTTCACAGTTTTTGTTTAGCCGTTCATCGttgtcgtcgccgtcgtcgtcgtcgtctacTCCCATTTTTTccctttggtttggttttatGGCCTGCCTTAATTATTCCTCTAGGTTCTggttctgtttctgtttctttctctGCTTCTTTTGCTCTGTTCTGTTTTGGGTTGTTTATCTCTGggcaaaacataaaaacagaaaatgaaaaaccaaataaacgCTAATTggaaaaacatattttatatgGACCCCGTCGACATGCCACACACTTCCCACTCATAAAAATTCGaaacattatttttcttttcttttttttttttgcccccactattcgtttttctttttctttggtgTGTGCttttcttgctgttgttgttgttgttgttgttgttgtgggggGAAAATCTATGTAAATCCCCCCACCGTATAGAAAAATCTGAGGCCAAAAGGCATAAAAATCTGTCGTCTGTTcatattgctgttgttgtttttggggGTAACCCTTCTCCACTTCCACTCACTCGACTTTAACTGCGACTCTGACTTGTACTTCTTGTTGTTCGTCTTGATTCTTGGGCGCTTATAATGTCAAATGAAATGCCGTGTTGGGTCATGATAATTATTTCTGACATTTGTGGCAAATGTTTTTTCCCTTCATTCGCCCTTTCGCCCGCTTTTCCTCAGTcagtcactcactcactcactcgctCACTCACTTGCCCACTCTTTCGCTcgatttatatttataaataatcaaaattgtCGACACAAATTACTTTTTTCGGAATGGTTTTCGGTTTGTGAGGGGGCCAAAGGGGCTCTTACGCCCTCACCCTTGTTCTACCCTTTCCTCTGTGCTCTTCTCTGGCCCTTCCATCGTCCGCTTAACacatttaattgttttatttcggtttttgtgccttataaaacaaataaaatcaattttaattacatttagTCGTTGACATTTCGTATGAAGAACTTGCCAACTTTTTACCCTCTCGTTCATATGAAAATGTTCCGGGTATATACGATTCAATGAAAAGTAGTCGCCCTTCAGTAAATGAAGTCCAAACTCTAAAGGTACTCCAAAGTCGGCAACTTACGAAATTtgtcatttttgttgttgtttttttgggaTAAAGAGAGACATGACTGGGgtaagatagagagagagagagagatagagagagagagtgatgGAGAGAAGTAGAGGGACAGGGAAAAACTACTGACTCTCTTCTGGTTATGAAACTCGTTTTGCGCCTGGAACTTGTGGATCCTAATCGAGCTACGGGAACTTCTTGTTTGGTAAACACAAACCTGATCCGAACTCGTTTGGTAGCATTTGAGGAGTAGAagtaggaggaggaggcggAGCAACTGGGTGGGGACGGTGGCAGGCGCGATGGGTCCGAGGGTCGCGGGCTAGGGGTAGCGTCAACATGATTTGcactacaaaacaaaatttaaggaGCAGCGCGCTAAGCAactacaaaaccaaaaaaaataaaaatacaaaaaagaaaaaataataaacccAACCTACTCCCCGGCCTTTTTTTCGCGCTGCATTTTTTGCGTAGGCCGTTGTCGATTTCGGAGTGCAGCGAACTTGGTAGCCCAGTCCGAAAAAAGAGAGGCAGATAGGTTGAAAGAGAGAAGATATATAGGTAGATTAATGGCAACGACATGCCTCCTCCCCCTCCTCTGGCCCCCTCTTCCTCCTTCTGCTATCGACTGAGCGTGGTCTGTGCATGTGACCAGTAAATCTTTAAGCCAACTGCTGAGTAACAAGTCGCCCGAGAGATACCACCGAAattcctcttcttcttctttactTTTGTAGAGTTTTTGCTTTGCCCTACAACCAAGAATGTAACTAGAAGTCAAATGATCTacataaattgaaaataatatgGCAAAAATAATAGAATGCAAATTGTTTTCCCTTAAGCTTAAGATACACAAAACGCTTTATCATGGAACTCAACAAGATTACAGAGACAAAGAAATGAAGATGAACGAATGAAGTGAAGCGATAGAAAATTTCTTTCAGTTCAATTACTGATTGAGCTGACTCCATTCGAAGAATTCTCTCCAAATGTAACAGAAGTAGGTACTTATAAACTGCTAATAATGGAATCATCAGAACATTTGTTTAAAAGATTATTGCTTTTTCAAGATATTTCTTATTTGGTGACCCCGATGTCCGCATTAAGCTGGAATGGGTGACCCCGACGTCTATATATAACCAAATTTGTTTAGCATCTTTTGGCAAATCAGTTTACAAAATGTCGCGATATCTTTGTGTTGTTTATCCTGACTCTGaaggaaatttaaaattttttaattcctGTTATGATctctaaaaatatttcattagtCGAGAGTTGTAAGTTGTTGAATGACTTAGTAACAAAGTTTAAATGGAATCATATTTCTTATTTAATGACCCCGACGTTTTGAATTATTTCTCAAAtgaattgttaaatatttacttgaataaagatttcatttggataagaaaattttcaaaaattaccCCTTTCGTTTTTCATTCACCGCAAATAAATAATGTTTGTTGCCTTTTCCCCTTTCGCCAGTTTATGTTAAAGGCTTTATATACGCatgtatttatattatttttgttgttgttgcctcttGTCTCACATAAATTAACGCCCCTGTCATATGCAATGTGCATTTCAAGGTCTCTcatctttcttcttcttctctgtGCACGTTTTAtgcaatgtgtgtgtgtgtgtgtgtgaaaaaggTGTGATAAGGGGGCCAAAACAGGAGGGGAAGAAGATCAACCGCAAGACACGCGTTCAAGCCGCATTTGCTTGACGCCCCTATAattctcttttgcttttttgtttaaatattttgcgTGTTTCGAGATTTATGTATCTTCTTACAACACATAGgcattctttctctctccatctctacctctctctgtctcagtTTCTCTTGTCGTTCTTTGTCTGAATTAAAGTATATGAAGTAAGAAGGATGCGATGCAAGAGAAGCCTGGAATGCTTCATCATCTACTTCATGGCATTTATTTGTCTTGAAAGTtttattgcttttaaatttatgacttttgtCGCATGTTCTTCACAAtgttgatgataataatgatgatgctgttgctgatcattatcatcattatGATCATTACAATGCAGCCTGtgaagagaagagagaaagaaaatatgCGTTCACAcctacaaaaacaaaaattatgaagaagaaaaggGGCAAGAAAAAGAGGCAACATCTGTCTGTTGATTGACTAACTGCGCCAAGATTAGAATGGGGAAAACAATTTTCTTCCTTCCCCCCCCCCaactaatatacatattt contains:
- the LOC6644719 gene encoding protein ENL, translating into MSQEKNTNSKSNLDANTNDRSSSPAPPSLTSSMSFSLRQPPPVQYRYSNVFRQLFDTLESEHRKLQALEQRRQKLTQEMQSLREMLQQESQRLRQSSPVYGSARFAHLMPSSPGPDAIVLSASTPPPPPPPPPPPPPPEQFLNRPSTSNSDELQQNRQQTQNNPNFLRKVCATSNHFLGATNLVDWDNELEPPQNQEEFNEIVSSLPPLLNFVDPDDDEIAEGGNESTDALSLDPLRSLPPNPPPSESESFDVDQSMSPKMENEITDVMDDALHDDFSKGYGHLHLIHPVNPPHSGFNMPLTNLSPNSVQLDNVVPNVLNIPAPPPPPPPPSVWQLPMSVSSKKDNARENDDDEERLDADN